cccccttggtttcgaagtcaatccgcgagatcgggccacacacggggtcttaaacctcatcatatggtatcagagctcttggttaccgcggatttgaccttccacccacccgatttcgttcctagaaaattttccaaaaaatccccaaaaatagccccaaattgcctcttgaccgatctgtgatttcgttgcgttttgagtggttttagtccgtggatctggtgttgttgtgcttgatctactatttccccaactttgagcctccaattccatcgtttctcttcgttttggtcgatttggatttggtttggggaagaatagGAGAGAGAAAACTCCAAATCGTGAAATCCGGTTtcggacccggtcaaccgggcccacgaccagacgagccagcccagaacccggtcgaccgggcggcaaccggacaggccggtccaggatccggtccaaccgggccccagaccgggcgcatcttcacgcccccttcgacctcgttttctggcgatctccaccaccaccaccaccaccaccaccatcgcaggtataacttgcagctttcaccttgtaacccctcttccttttgcgatctttcccatcgagcattgcttgtctagtgttgcgagacattgcacgtggccccgcattgtgaggtgtgtgtgtcgcgttgagtaaggcatccaagcaaacactcgtgtggcaagatagcaaaagcgaggctaacgctaacatagtgcgtgaaaaagccccaaaaacacaaaaagagtgcgagtagcaccatacatccatacatccatacgcccatacatacaaaagtgtccacgtgccaccaaagatacaaacgagtgcaagtgccacaatatacaaaagagaaaaagcttttaagcaaaagagagatacgagaagagaggccgcgtgtgaatcttgttgtctcttcctttgcaaccgaagctttggctctccttgtgttagtgtgacaccgagcacttatacatacacttttccgctcacttttggttgcactaaccccgcttatctcgtgtgtgtgttccacaactttttccatgtttatagtgatcttcacattgacatttggatttttggacctcacccacttttaacaacatactcgatcttggatttgtcatttggttttccacaacactcgcctaacaccatatttgctagcttttgcgtgtggttttgcgtgtgttcccgatacacttgatcttgctttcggcttggtggattgcctcaatactatcttaccttggtaagagtgcgaggtagtctccttccactaacatacacaacatagttcttgtctttccatcatggataggaacggagataccaatagggatgaagagatcctccgcaacaccgagaggttggctactcaacacaacctatggacgcaacgacaagagttcaaggagcaactcaccctcttcgagacgcgcatcgatgagcaatacgatgaggtggctcacaacttctccgccgtgaaccaagacttggctcttcttcgtgaagctacggacaacttgaatggccaaatggcggccaatgatgcccacatggagcggcgcatggatagcctcgagcgcgccatcaccaacttgggtcgtcatcgtcgacaccgctctacttcattgtcgttgcctaatcgacggtacctcggaggagggatcctcacgagggggagaagaagtaggggccatagggcggagtgcacacgggacggtggtacgcgagttacccagcttcggaacacctgcacgatgacagggcctactgctgcttgtctggtattatctgggcgctttcgcgttgttacaatgagttgtggttgtgcctctagggctcccgggatccggcttataaaggcgcacggatctagggtttacatggagagtccttgccggattacagatagtctagctacggtacaatatcttgccgtgcacgtcacggatccgccttccatacacgtcgcatCGAtccggttcctcatgggcctccccggatccgggtcactcctaggtcggtacggatccggcccgccgatcctgggctggacttcttccttcatgatcaacaagaatcgggccgcccgatgggccacatgcctcatcaccatctgtgggccacccgggcttgccggatctaggcactgtcgatggtacacccatgaagtatacccacaacagtagcccccagagttctccgagtttcccctGCGGTTTCCGacttgctggtccatcatgatctccggcaaacgttggtaacgcggagaaacttgaagagctccaactttgcattttcttctttttccaacttatagccggaaaatgctcccatcccgagggacttcatccatcgacgttccaaagaacatttccgggttactccctgcttgaacgaaagccaatcttatcttcacagaatcacccggaatcttaaaagactctaacggtttcggaaatccttcatcttcagatcatgcttaacaacggaagttccgtatttcccgcgcacaacttcctcatttcccgcgctaaagtttcgcagatgcaaatcttcaaccggaactttcgggagtgcatggctaagttacctccacgtcgttttaccgcatttgacctaaacacgtgtcatccatccaacggcgcgaccgttcagtttccaccgttggatccggatcccgaatctccgagcgcggcctataaataccccgcggcccggtaaaaattcattctttcaccccctctcaccacatcgtcttcctcctcgcgccgcgccgcccgccagatcttgATTCCGGCGAACTTCGCCCCGGTGAACTTCGAGTGCCGCCGAACCAAGGCTTCCCTCTCTCCAAGATTCTCACGTTTGATCGGGAAACttactccgccgccgattcgtggtcacgcgggccgatttccttcaagttcggcgacctcatcttccgccggagctccgtcgcaccaccgcgccattagcggtaagtacgccggacttgtagaagacaacctagtgtagaagataggcttagtgatccgggtactcagacactttgtatgggtgcagccggaagcatgccacacgaatcgtcactttgcactggtagctcttcgagtagcccggatcccaaccaaatagaacccatatgcccggatcctatatcattcctgccaccgtatgtttccgacatcagactagctcaacctttttccgcatcttccaaagaccgctccaagccggatccctaccctccaagagctccaagaagaactcgagggacaagctcggatggcagcaaaggtgcaggaggcggaaaacaagagggcgtccaaggcccggatccgtgaaggagaacgaggtcaatggtggccttgcgcaaccaccgacgtggagcttagagagctccgtaacgagggaatgatctccacacactggagtttcgttcgtgactccgacgcccccaagccagaagccggagaagttgtcatgaccaaggcttgggtggaacgcggtctttcactcccttgttcggaatttttcctctccatcctcaacacctacgggctccagccccacaacatttgccccaattcataccttctcttgtccaacttcgtgactctctgcgaaggacatcttgggatccggccagatgtcaagttgtggcaattctttttccgagtgaagaaagaaactaaggacaaagcaatggtgaactgcggaagcatgacgtttatgctccgccctaatcgtatgtatcctccccatgattcacacgagtccgtccggatcggaacgccggatggttctacgagaagaatgttcctgttccggatgtccacgaaggccttccccagttcgtcaacgaacctccggaagaacttgcaagctggagcttcgtccctccactcgccctgactccaaccttggagaaagctgcgcggagaatctcctggctagtccacgacggacttaccggagcccagcttacacttagctggttttcccggagaatccagccccttCGCTACAACGCGCGGTTGATGTGCTCTTACACCGGggcggatgatcttctccgggttacccgccatgaTCTTCCGGCTGACTCTCTGAAAAGAAGactcaagacgctggtgaagattccgaggggccaacaggtcccggaactgttcaaggatatctacacgaacgatcagtgtcctccggtaagcttcgttctttccgttgcttcaaacttcacaaggataactctaacttctgttcattttccttccagctcaatactttggcggaggacaacttccgcaccatcattcgcgtccccgttaccagcgacacggcggaggaggctccggaagacgacgaggaggaagaggaccaggcaccccgcaaggcggcccctcgacctacaaagcgtccccgcgccaatgcttccggctctgaagccggagctagcggcgaggcctccgccaagaagccaaagacgacgaaaccacctccgcttgactcaaGGAAGGCGGAGCGTGCGCGTCTACGGATGCTCTCGACGGCTGGCCAGGGCACACGCCCCATCATTCCCGGCGCCCCGTGAGTTTCCGAGCATGATGCGATTTTAACTTAACGAAATTATctcttgtctaaaccctttcacttgtttgcaggaacccGAAAaccactgccacgcggaccaccagccaggagcccatcacgaagtacctgaagaaatctccggctgttggtccctctactccagttccaccaagcgcttcccacccaactcctcaaccgtcgCCACCTCcggctgatccatctcccccacctgccgcaaacactccaccggaaataattccggttagcagcgggcatgcagaagaagaagatcctaaggccaaaggccctgcccaagaagaggcggaaacacaaggccaaggagatgcggaagtcacttccgagaaggctggagagggtgctggcgacatagtcgtttttccgaagaacttcggagatccggcggacaccacttccacccccaaggcgtatgccaccaagttttttaacaagctgactgaggcggagaagtgggaacttgaacaagacctgctcaacgccatgctgaacaacgcctgggggaagccggattccaggacatcggagatccaggacttcaagaaaaacattggccagttctgcgatcaacttatctgcaagcaaaaggtactccccagtagcccccaagcatgtaggcggaaactcaaaaagtagttagcgcttaaatgcttagagaaaaattacttccgggaaagttttttagaatggaccagtagcccccaagcattatggcggaaaagttccggcaatgatgcttttaaagaaaccactgctacaggcggaatttttactcctgcactgtttaaactttacaggaacagcaggcgctgcactacgagctgcacaagaacattgccctgcagcgccgcgttactctgagtcaggcggaaaatatccggaccctgaaggatgagaatgcggaactggctaaacaactggcagacgcccaaggttggtttccaccTTCTTCGTTATTAACCAAATTCCGACTTCAAATTTGCTGTTAACGTATgccattataggcgcatcctcctcccttgcaacagcttcgactgaacttgagaacctgcgctcctcgtaccaagagttggagacgaagctaaaggaagcggaacttaagagggagcaggccgaaaaacaactggcggagaaaaactccgagcatatcagggagaagggcgagctggaactgaaaaagaatgctgacagcgagaccatcaggaggcagcaaaaagagctcaatggactccggaaatttatggagacggcggagcaacactgggacttgctcaatgagaacatcttgggtatgatatcggaaccttgccaagatatttgctccgattgttttttactttgcgctcaaattgcgtgcttacatcctgattatctttgtatgcagagccgcttgggtacccggaacagcgccggaatttgttcccacgggacgaccttctgcaactcgcgggcgatgactgcaaggatctcatctccgcctcccgcaaaatatgctataacttgaacatcaagaggagccgcacttgcgacgtgcgcaagcttattggtaagatggatgttttgccggagctggtgacggatctgcaagcatcttcagcccgaggcgcagctgcaatggccttgaccatgtgcctagcacatactccgggtcttgatcttgatgaagtgaccacgggcgttcctccggatgcggatgtcggcgcgctgctggatgcagtgagcggctacgacacccgtatcgcgcgcaggatccggcacgaggaattctacgacaaggtcgtcctcGCTGCTGACGAGCCCTTAGAAGCGGAACTTCAGAAGGAACTCGACgccaaggcgcgacctgcggaatccggagcccagtttacctggaccagctccaaggatgctccccaagaggaacccaagaccagcactgctgcctctgaagaaaaagaaagtgaagaagacgtgtcttctccggccgaaggcgccaaggaacaagatccagagggcaagacttctccggctaagggggagtgaaaacttttattcctgcgggaaaaacaatgcatcattttggccccagcgagggtttgtaataagactttaaattcttaagtagctaggaacgaaacgattatgcatggggcggaaacacttatcctgctatccgttaaatattatgtgcatgtttcgttttatgtcggaaagcaagtgctgacttcgttattttccggcttgcccgcttgaccttccacgagccggaaaaccttagccggaaacgctcgccagcggcgacgaagcccaatggcagtccgtccataaccgcggaaacaagcccccaggcataggtgccggaaatcgctactaggaatccacgagttcgcaacagataacaactttatcagaaaacttaagcttacgtcctaaaggacgattttgaaaatcacaactttcatacacgcctaggcggaaaaaatccagctctgcggttttagttggaaaaaacatacacgatctaaaatgaacaagtaaaggaggtaaaagactcaaaagagtgaaccagaagctttatttcattgatcatgtataactattacagagtttagaactcggaaaatatatgctaagtgtagaaaggacgtagctgtgcgatattccaagggcgatctgtttcatcgtagatgtcatccggatcctcacgcttgcgtttccggtgccagttagcaggtctatcccttaactcgcggaaatcgacaaggtagtacgacccgttatgaagcactttgctaacgacgaagggtccttcccatggagattgcagcttatggtctttcacctgtcgaaggcggaggaccaggtctcctgccataaaggagcgtttccgaactcgacgactgtgataacgtcggagcttttgctgatagatggcggatctctgatctgctaagttccgagcttcctcgatcaggtccacagatagctgtcttgcctcgtcatttgtttcttcattgtaggcggaaactcgcggtgaatcgtggatgatgtcggagggaagtacggccggatccgtataccagaaaaaggggtaaaccctgttgatctgttaggggtagttcgtaaactccacgtaacagcctccaactcatcagcccaagctccggctgctcgtcgcagcggtccttcaaggcgtggtttaattcacgataatattaggccgttagccctttcaacctgaccattggaccgtggatgagccacagatgcgaggtccatcgtatccccattgtctcacaataatccctcaattctccttgagcaaagttcgtgccattatctgtgattatgctgtgcgggatgccgaatctcatcacgaggctgcagacgaattttagtgccgtagcaccgtcggcttttctcactggcttagcctcgatccatttgctgaacttgtcaacagcgactgtgaggtactcaaaaccgccaggagatgattt
This Lolium perenne isolate Kyuss_39 chromosome 1, Kyuss_2.0, whole genome shotgun sequence DNA region includes the following protein-coding sequences:
- the LOC139831118 gene encoding uncharacterized protein, producing MLNNAWGKPDSRTSEIQDFKKNIGQFCDQLICKQKEQQALHYELHKNIALQRRVTLSQAENIRTLKDENAELAKQLADAQGASSSLATASTELENLRSSYQELETKLKEAELKREQAEKQLAEKNSEHIREKGELELKKNADSETIRRQQKELNGLRKFMETAEQHWDLLNENILEPLGYPEQRRNLFPRDDLLQLAGDDCKDLISASRKICYNLNIKRSRTCDVRKLIGKMDVLPELVTDLQASSARGAAAMALTMCLAHTPGLDLDEVTTGVPPDADVGALLDAVSGYDTRIARRIRHEEFYDKVVLAADEPLEAELQKELDAKARPAESGAQFTWTSSKDAPQEEPKTSTAASEEKESEEDVSSPAEGAKEQDPEGKTSPAKGE